A genomic window from Micromonospora violae includes:
- a CDS encoding DNA-3-methyladenine glycosylase 2 family protein — MELDFERCYRAVDSRDQRFDGWFYTGVTSTGIYCRPSCPAITPKRKNVRFFPSAAAAQGAGLRACRRCRPDAAPGSPLWDVRADVVGRAMRLIADGVVDRDGVPGLASRLGYTERHLHRMLSAEMGAGPLALARAQRAQTARILIETTDLAMAEIAFAAGFGSVRQFNDTLREVYASAPSDLRTAAGRRQAPAGAGTIALRLAYRPPLHARALLDFLAVRALPGVEEVRDGTYRRGLRLPHGTSQVALTPADGHVAATLRLADLRDLAPAVARCRRLLDLDADPAAIDGTLAADPALAPAVTAEPGIRVPRAVDGFEQAVRAIINQQVSITSARTTLARLLAHRVDHEVDQVDGDQTPGQLHDQRNGAGNEAGGGGGLRGFLGAEELLGVPDSGFGMPAGRREALRGLARAVVDGSVDLAPGVDRREAVRQLLALPGVGPWTANYLAMRAFGDPDVLLSSDLAVRRGAAALGLPHTPQTLDRYAERWRPWRSYATMRLWRAA; from the coding sequence ATGGAGCTGGACTTCGAGCGGTGTTACCGGGCCGTGGACAGCCGTGACCAGCGGTTCGACGGCTGGTTCTACACCGGCGTGACGTCCACCGGCATCTACTGCCGGCCGTCCTGCCCGGCGATCACACCCAAGCGGAAGAACGTCCGGTTCTTCCCATCCGCCGCCGCCGCGCAGGGCGCTGGGCTGCGCGCCTGCCGCCGCTGCCGGCCGGACGCCGCGCCCGGCTCCCCGCTCTGGGACGTCCGGGCGGACGTGGTCGGTCGCGCGATGCGGCTGATCGCCGACGGGGTCGTGGACCGGGACGGCGTACCGGGGCTGGCCTCCCGGCTGGGTTACACCGAGCGGCACCTGCACCGGATGCTGAGCGCCGAGATGGGCGCGGGGCCGCTCGCGCTGGCACGGGCCCAGCGCGCCCAGACCGCCCGGATCCTGATCGAGACGACCGACCTCGCGATGGCCGAGATCGCGTTCGCCGCCGGCTTCGGCAGCGTGCGGCAGTTCAACGACACGCTTCGCGAGGTGTACGCGAGCGCCCCGTCTGACCTGCGCACGGCCGCTGGCCGCCGGCAGGCACCGGCCGGGGCGGGGACCATCGCGCTCCGGCTGGCGTACCGCCCGCCGCTGCACGCCCGGGCGCTGCTGGACTTCCTCGCGGTGCGGGCGTTGCCCGGCGTGGAGGAGGTCCGCGACGGGACGTACCGCCGGGGTCTGCGGTTGCCGCACGGCACCAGCCAGGTGGCGCTGACCCCGGCGGACGGGCACGTGGCGGCGACGTTGCGGCTCGCCGACCTGCGCGACCTGGCGCCCGCGGTGGCCCGCTGTCGCCGGTTGCTCGACCTGGACGCGGACCCGGCGGCGATCGACGGCACGCTCGCCGCCGACCCGGCGTTGGCCCCGGCGGTCACCGCCGAACCCGGCATCCGCGTCCCCCGCGCGGTCGACGGCTTCGAGCAGGCCGTCCGCGCCATCATCAACCAACAGGTCTCCATAACCTCCGCCAGAACAACCCTCGCCCGCCTCCTCGCCCACCGAGTTGATCATGAGGTTGACCAGGTCGACGGAGATCAAACCCCAGGCCAACTCCATGATCAACGGAATGGGGCAGGGAATGAGGCAGGGGGTGGGGGTGGGCTGCGGGGGTTTTTGGGGGCGGAGGAGCTCCTGGGGGTGCCGGATTCGGGGTTTGGGATGCCGGCTGGGCGGCGGGAGGCCTTGCGGGGGTTGGCTCGGGCCGTGGTGGACGGGTCTGTCGATCTTGCCCCTGGGGTGGATCGGAGGGAGGCCGTTCGGCAACTGCTCGCGCTGCCCGGCGTCGGCCCCTGGACCGCCAACTACCTGGCCATGCGCGCCTTCGGCGACCCGGACGTGCTGCTCAGCTCCGACCTCGCGGTCCGGCGCGGCGCCGCCGCGCTCGGCCTGCCCCACACCCCCCAAACCCTCGACCGGTACGCCGAACGTTGGCGTCCCTGGCGGTCCTACGCCACGATGCGACTCTGGAGAGCGGCATGA
- a CDS encoding methylated-DNA--[protein]-cysteine S-methyltransferase: MNIDSTVLTTPAGPLSILAGPDGEVRAAGFTPDPAALLPLVHPALRAPLRERADLGPASAAVRSYLDGDLAAIDDVPVRQHTGGEFMAHAWQVLREVPAGSPVTYTGYAALAGRPPAVRAAAAACARNAAALFVPCHRVLRTDGTLGGYRWGLEVKTWLLGHERRVTAS, encoded by the coding sequence ATGAACATCGACAGCACCGTCCTGACCACACCGGCCGGCCCGTTGAGCATCCTCGCCGGCCCCGACGGTGAGGTCCGGGCGGCCGGCTTCACCCCGGACCCGGCGGCGCTGCTGCCCCTGGTCCACCCCGCCCTGCGGGCGCCGCTGCGGGAGCGGGCCGACCTCGGCCCGGCCAGCGCGGCCGTCCGCTCCTACCTGGACGGTGACCTCGCCGCCATCGACGACGTGCCGGTCCGTCAGCACACCGGCGGAGAGTTCATGGCGCACGCCTGGCAGGTGCTGCGCGAGGTGCCGGCGGGAAGCCCGGTCACCTACACCGGGTACGCCGCGCTGGCCGGTCGGCCACCGGCGGTGCGGGCCGCCGCAGCGGCCTGCGCCCGGAACGCGGCGGCCCTTTTCGTACCCTGCCACCGGGTGCTCCGCACCGACGGCACCCTCGGCGGCTACCGCTGGGGGCTGGAGGTGAAGACGTGGCTTCTCGGTCATGAGCGGCGCGTGACAGCAAGCTGA
- a CDS encoding ABC transporter ATP-binding protein, with protein sequence MPVESDGDPAARAAAGTRPVHNLWRLRRYLRPYAAEFVWLLVAGLAGTAAGIAVPLVVQRVVDGPVARHEPGGLLQLGGLALLLGVVEAVLIFIRRWVQSSSAVGMEAALRADVYAHLQRLPTSFHDRWQSGQLLSRITSDLSVIRRFLSFGVFFLVLNLTTYVVVVLLLINLHPALGVLVAASAVPLLLISRRFGRHYHAASRRMQDQQGDVATLVEETAQGLRTMKAYGRGPELAARFAGAARRLHDTGVGKGRLLADTSALLDLVPNVTLGVVLVAGATAVAQGALTIGELVAFVSLQLMLIWPVQSLGWIIANGQEAATAADRIQEVLDTPPEIVDSPGAVALPRDAVRGRLRFERVAFRYPRANGAVLREIDLTIEPGETLALVGATGSGKSTMLSLVPRLHEVSAGRITLDGHDLREIRLASLRRLVGVAFEEPTLFSMSVRENLTLGRPDAGDDEIRAALALAQADFAYDLPWGLATRVGEQGLSLSGGQRQRLALARAVLGRPAVLVLDDPLSALDVHTEALVEAALRRVLRDSTALLVVHRPSTIALADRVALLEDGRITATGRHSDLLATVPAYRALLAAEPPTGHPPPAGATGPSPSPSDGWGLVRS encoded by the coding sequence GTGCCTGTGGAGAGCGACGGCGACCCGGCCGCCCGGGCCGCCGCGGGCACCCGTCCCGTGCACAACCTCTGGCGGCTCCGCCGATACCTGCGCCCGTACGCCGCCGAATTCGTCTGGCTGCTCGTCGCCGGGCTGGCCGGCACCGCGGCCGGGATCGCCGTACCGCTGGTGGTGCAGCGGGTCGTGGACGGGCCGGTGGCCCGACACGAACCGGGCGGGCTGCTCCAGCTCGGCGGCCTGGCGCTGCTGCTCGGTGTCGTCGAGGCGGTGCTCATCTTCATCCGCCGGTGGGTGCAGTCGTCCTCGGCGGTGGGCATGGAGGCGGCGTTGCGCGCCGACGTCTACGCCCACCTGCAACGGTTGCCGACGAGCTTCCACGACCGCTGGCAGTCCGGCCAGCTGCTCTCCCGGATCACCAGCGACCTGTCGGTGATCCGCCGGTTCCTCTCCTTCGGCGTGTTCTTCCTGGTGCTCAACCTGACCACGTACGTGGTCGTGGTGCTGCTGCTGATCAACCTGCACCCGGCGCTCGGGGTGCTGGTCGCGGCGAGCGCGGTGCCGCTGCTGCTGATCAGTCGCCGGTTCGGGCGGCACTACCACGCGGCGTCGCGCCGGATGCAGGATCAGCAGGGCGACGTGGCGACGCTGGTCGAGGAGACCGCGCAGGGCCTGCGCACCATGAAGGCGTACGGGCGGGGCCCCGAACTGGCCGCCCGCTTCGCCGGTGCGGCCCGGCGACTGCACGACACCGGCGTCGGCAAGGGACGGCTGCTCGCCGACACCTCGGCGCTGCTCGACCTGGTGCCCAACGTGACCCTGGGCGTGGTGCTGGTGGCGGGGGCGACCGCCGTCGCGCAGGGCGCGCTCACCATCGGCGAGCTGGTCGCGTTCGTCAGCCTCCAACTGATGCTCATCTGGCCGGTGCAGTCGCTGGGTTGGATCATCGCCAACGGCCAGGAGGCGGCCACCGCCGCCGACCGGATCCAGGAGGTGCTGGACACCCCACCGGAGATCGTGGACTCCCCCGGCGCGGTCGCGTTGCCCCGCGACGCGGTGCGCGGCCGACTGCGCTTCGAGCGGGTCGCGTTCCGCTACCCACGTGCCAACGGCGCCGTGCTGCGCGAGATCGACCTGACCATCGAGCCGGGCGAGACGCTGGCCCTGGTCGGTGCCACCGGCTCCGGTAAGAGCACGATGCTCTCCCTGGTGCCCCGGCTGCACGAGGTGAGCGCCGGCCGCATCACCCTGGACGGGCACGACCTCCGCGAGATTCGGTTGGCCTCGCTGCGCCGGCTGGTCGGAGTGGCGTTCGAGGAGCCCACGCTCTTCTCCATGTCGGTGCGGGAGAACCTCACCCTGGGTCGCCCGGACGCCGGTGACGACGAGATCCGCGCGGCCCTCGCGCTGGCCCAGGCCGACTTCGCGTACGACCTGCCGTGGGGGTTGGCCACCCGGGTCGGCGAGCAGGGGTTGTCCCTCTCCGGTGGGCAACGGCAACGGCTCGCGTTGGCGCGGGCCGTGCTCGGCCGACCGGCGGTGCTGGTGCTGGACGACCCGCTCTCCGCCCTCGACGTGCACACCGAGGCCCTGGTCGAAGCGGCGCTTCGCCGGGTCCTGCGCGACAGCACCGCGCTGCTGGTGGTGCACCGGCCGTCGACGATCGCGCTGGCCGACCGGGTCGCCCTGCTGGAGGACGGACGGATCACCGCGACCGGCCGGCACTCCGACCTGCTGGCCACCGTCCCGGCGTACCGGGCGCTGCTCGCCGCCGAACCGCCCACCGGGCATCCACCGCCGGCCGGCGCCACCGGGCCCAGCCCGTCCCCTTCGGACGGGTGGGGGCTGGTGCGCTCGTGA
- a CDS encoding ABC transporter ATP-binding protein, protein MSVPKQADPPPEEEPELTRWRGTATDPEADRSRAEDTSPEAVARLRRLSRTLLGDLLRSHRGRLAAAVTLLLAQNGAAMAGPYLVMVGIDRAIAPLRAGDAGPLITVAGAFAVASVTEYAARRGFLTLSARIGQAVLLDLRQRVFGHFLRLSVGFHERYTSGRMVSRLTSDLDSIAELVDGGIDSLVLAGLSILSVAAILLWLDLPLAAVTLFAFPFLLWLSRWFARSSASAYRRTRDAVALVIVHFVESMRGIRAVQAFRREPRNQRIFVALGDDYRRSSLHAFRLIARYSPAIKLIGNVTVAVVLCYGGWRVLGGQTEIGVLAAFLLYLRRFFEPMQELSQFYNSLQSATAALEKLAGVLDERPGVAEPARPTPLPTGPGRGELLFRSVSFGYRADTPILCGLELTVPAGQTVALIGPTGAGKSTIAKLVARFHDPDTGTVRLDGVDLRDVRDADLRRAVVLVTQENHLFSGTVAENIRFGRPGADDAAVQAAARAIGAHDFIAALPEGYATQVHRRGGRLSAGQRQLVAFARAFLADPTVLILDEATSSLDVPTERLVQRALGTILRDRTALVIAHRLSTVETADRVLVLDGGTVVEDGPPAVLAEADGRYAALHRQWRDSLI, encoded by the coding sequence GTGAGCGTGCCGAAGCAGGCCGACCCACCTCCCGAAGAGGAGCCCGAGCTCACCCGCTGGCGCGGAACCGCCACCGACCCGGAGGCCGACCGCAGTCGAGCTGAGGACACCAGCCCTGAGGCGGTGGCCCGGCTGCGCCGGCTCAGCCGTACCCTGCTGGGCGACCTGCTCCGGTCGCACCGGGGGCGACTCGCCGCGGCGGTCACCCTGCTGCTGGCCCAGAACGGCGCCGCGATGGCCGGCCCGTACCTGGTCATGGTCGGCATCGACCGGGCCATCGCGCCGTTGCGCGCCGGAGACGCCGGCCCGCTGATCACCGTCGCCGGGGCGTTCGCGGTGGCCTCGGTGACCGAGTACGCGGCCCGCCGCGGCTTCCTCACCCTCTCCGCCCGGATCGGCCAGGCCGTCCTGCTCGACCTGCGGCAGCGGGTGTTCGGGCACTTCCTGCGGCTGTCGGTGGGCTTCCACGAGCGGTACACGTCCGGCCGGATGGTCTCCCGGCTCACCAGCGACCTGGACTCGATCGCCGAGCTGGTCGACGGGGGGATCGACAGCCTGGTGCTGGCCGGGCTCTCGATCCTGTCGGTGGCGGCCATCCTGCTCTGGTTGGACCTGCCGCTGGCCGCCGTGACGCTGTTCGCCTTCCCCTTCCTGCTCTGGCTCTCCCGCTGGTTCGCCCGGTCGTCGGCCAGCGCGTACCGGCGGACCCGGGACGCGGTCGCGCTGGTCATCGTGCACTTCGTCGAGTCGATGCGGGGCATCCGTGCGGTGCAGGCGTTCCGCCGGGAACCCCGTAACCAACGGATCTTCGTGGCGCTCGGCGACGACTACCGACGAAGCAGCCTGCACGCGTTCCGGCTGATCGCCAGGTACTCGCCGGCGATCAAGCTGATCGGCAACGTCACCGTGGCGGTGGTGCTCTGCTACGGCGGTTGGCGGGTGCTCGGCGGGCAGACCGAGATCGGTGTGCTCGCCGCGTTCCTGCTCTACCTGCGCCGCTTCTTCGAGCCGATGCAGGAGCTGAGCCAGTTCTACAACTCGTTGCAGTCGGCCACCGCCGCGCTGGAGAAGCTGGCCGGGGTGCTCGACGAACGACCGGGTGTCGCCGAACCGGCCCGGCCCACCCCGCTGCCGACCGGGCCCGGCCGTGGTGAGCTGCTGTTCCGGTCGGTCAGCTTCGGCTACCGGGCCGACACCCCGATCCTCTGCGGGCTGGAGTTGACCGTGCCGGCCGGGCAGACCGTGGCGTTGATCGGGCCCACCGGGGCGGGCAAGTCGACGATCGCCAAGCTGGTCGCCCGGTTCCACGACCCCGACACCGGCACCGTCCGGTTGGACGGGGTCGACCTGCGCGACGTCCGCGACGCCGACCTGCGCCGCGCGGTGGTGCTGGTGACACAGGAGAACCACCTGTTCAGCGGGACCGTCGCGGAGAACATCCGGTTCGGCCGCCCGGGGGCCGACGACGCCGCCGTCCAGGCCGCCGCGCGGGCGATCGGCGCGCACGACTTCATCGCCGCCCTACCCGAGGGGTACGCCACCCAGGTGCACCGACGCGGCGGCCGGCTCTCCGCCGGGCAGCGGCAGCTGGTCGCGTTCGCCCGCGCGTTCCTCGCCGACCCGACCGTGCTCATCCTGGACGAGGCGACGTCGTCGCTGGACGTGCCGACGGAACGTCTGGTGCAGCGGGCGCTCGGCACCATCCTGCGCGACCGGACCGCCCTGGTGATCGCCCATCGACTGTCCACCGTGGAGACCGCCGACCGGGTGCTCGTCCTCGACGGCGGAACGGTCGTCGAGGACGGCCCACCGGCCGTGCTGGCCGAGGCCGACGGCCGGTACGCCGCCCTGCACCGCCAGTGGCGCGACTCGCTGATCTAG
- the valS gene encoding valine--tRNA ligase translates to MTDTARTARAGVPERPTLDGLEESWARRWQEEGTYAFDRSKQRGDVFSIDTPPPTVSGELHMGHVFSYTHTDTTARYQRMRGKAVFYPMGWDDNGLPTERRAQNVYGVRCDPALPYDPVWRPPAAPVDDAARRDPTPISRRNFIELCERLTVTDEQAFEALWRRLGLSVDWSLTYTTIGRIARTASQRAFVRNLRRGEAYQSEAPTLWDVGFATAVAQAELEDRERPGAYHRLRFTAPGGREVLIDTTRPELLPACVALVCHPDDERYADLVGGTVRSPLFDVEVPVYAHSLADPGKGTGVAMVCTFGDLTDVTWWRELGLDTRVVIGRDGRLLPEPPHGVPAQPYAALAGQTVNGARREIVGMLADAGDLIGEPRPITHPVKFYERGDRPLEIVSTRQWYLRNGGRDEALRATLLRRGEQLHWVPAHMKHRYDNWVGGLNGDWLVSRQRFFGVPVPVWYRLDDTGEPDWSHPLTPDESALPVDPSSDPAPGYEEPQRGRPGGFIGDPDVLDTWATSSVTPHIVGGWETDPDLFARVFPMDLRPQGQEIIRTWLFDSVVRSHFEHGVLPWRDTVLSGWILDPDHKKMAKSKGNVVTPLALLEQHGSDAVRYWAASGKPGMDLAFDPAQIKVGRRLATKLLNASKFALGLGAADALRSPATAPLDRAMLAELATVVTAASTAFDSYDHTAALQATEAFFWRFCDDYIELVKERAYGTGAAADSARAALASALSVQLRLFAPVLPYVTEEVWSWWRYGSVHRAPWPTTYEVARTIEGSGEPALLRLAGDALSQVRRAKSERKLSMKAEVPLAEALGPAALLEQLTLVADDLRAAGRIGKLDLLPDRTPELVIACAF, encoded by the coding sequence ATGACCGATACGGCGAGGACGGCCCGCGCCGGCGTTCCCGAGCGTCCCACCCTGGACGGGCTCGAGGAGAGCTGGGCACGCCGCTGGCAGGAGGAAGGCACGTACGCGTTCGACCGCTCGAAGCAGCGCGGCGACGTGTTCTCGATCGACACCCCGCCGCCGACCGTATCGGGCGAGTTGCACATGGGGCACGTCTTCTCGTACACCCACACCGACACCACCGCGCGGTACCAGCGGATGCGCGGCAAGGCCGTCTTCTATCCGATGGGCTGGGACGACAACGGTCTGCCCACCGAGCGTCGGGCGCAGAACGTGTACGGGGTGCGCTGCGATCCGGCACTGCCGTACGACCCGGTGTGGCGGCCACCGGCGGCGCCGGTCGACGACGCGGCCCGCCGCGACCCCACCCCGATCTCCCGGCGCAACTTCATTGAACTGTGCGAACGGTTGACGGTCACCGACGAGCAGGCTTTCGAGGCGCTGTGGCGTCGGCTCGGGCTGTCGGTGGACTGGTCCCTGACGTACACGACGATCGGCCGGATCGCCCGGACCGCCAGCCAGCGGGCGTTCGTCCGCAACCTGCGCCGCGGCGAGGCGTACCAGTCGGAGGCGCCGACGCTCTGGGACGTCGGCTTCGCCACCGCGGTCGCCCAGGCGGAGTTGGAGGACCGGGAGCGCCCCGGCGCCTACCACCGGTTGCGGTTCACCGCACCCGGTGGGCGTGAGGTGCTCATCGACACCACCCGACCCGAGCTGTTACCGGCCTGCGTGGCGCTGGTCTGCCACCCCGACGACGAGCGGTACGCCGACCTGGTCGGTGGCACCGTGCGTAGCCCGCTGTTCGACGTCGAGGTGCCGGTGTACGCCCATTCGCTCGCCGACCCGGGCAAGGGCACCGGCGTCGCGATGGTCTGCACGTTCGGTGACCTGACCGATGTGACCTGGTGGCGTGAGCTGGGCCTGGACACCCGGGTGGTGATCGGCCGGGACGGCCGGCTGCTCCCCGAGCCGCCGCACGGGGTGCCGGCGCAGCCGTACGCGGCGCTGGCCGGGCAGACCGTCAACGGCGCCCGCCGGGAGATCGTCGGGATGCTGGCCGACGCCGGTGACCTGATCGGCGAGCCACGCCCGATCACCCACCCGGTCAAGTTCTACGAGCGGGGCGACCGGCCACTGGAGATCGTCTCGACTCGACAGTGGTATCTGCGCAACGGCGGCCGGGACGAGGCGCTGCGCGCCACCCTGTTGAGGCGGGGCGAGCAACTGCACTGGGTGCCGGCGCACATGAAGCACCGCTACGACAACTGGGTGGGCGGCCTGAACGGGGACTGGCTGGTCAGCCGTCAACGCTTCTTCGGGGTGCCGGTGCCGGTGTGGTACCGGCTCGACGACACTGGCGAGCCGGACTGGTCCCACCCTCTCACGCCGGACGAGTCCGCGCTGCCGGTTGATCCATCCAGCGACCCGGCACCCGGTTACGAGGAGCCGCAGCGCGGCCGACCGGGCGGCTTCATCGGCGACCCCGACGTGCTGGACACCTGGGCCACGTCCTCGGTGACCCCGCACATCGTCGGCGGCTGGGAGACCGACCCGGACCTGTTCGCCCGGGTCTTCCCGATGGACCTCCGCCCCCAGGGGCAGGAGATCATCCGCACCTGGCTCTTCGACAGCGTGGTCCGTTCGCACTTCGAACACGGGGTGCTGCCCTGGCGGGACACCGTGCTGTCGGGCTGGATCCTCGACCCGGACCACAAGAAGATGGCGAAGTCCAAGGGGAACGTGGTCACCCCGCTGGCCCTGTTGGAGCAGCACGGCTCGGACGCGGTGCGCTACTGGGCGGCCAGTGGGAAACCCGGCATGGACCTGGCCTTCGACCCGGCGCAGATCAAGGTCGGCCGGCGACTGGCCACCAAACTGCTCAACGCGTCCAAGTTCGCTCTCGGGCTGGGCGCGGCGGACGCCCTGCGCTCCCCGGCGACCGCTCCCCTCGACCGGGCCATGCTCGCCGAGCTGGCCACCGTGGTCACAGCGGCGAGCACCGCCTTCGACTCGTACGACCACACGGCGGCGTTGCAGGCGACCGAGGCGTTCTTCTGGCGGTTCTGCGACGACTACATCGAGCTGGTCAAGGAGCGCGCCTACGGCACCGGCGCGGCGGCGGACTCCGCACGGGCGGCGCTGGCCTCGGCGCTGTCGGTGCAGCTGCGGTTGTTCGCCCCGGTGCTGCCGTACGTGACCGAGGAGGTCTGGTCGTGGTGGCGGTACGGTTCGGTGCACCGGGCCCCGTGGCCGACCACGTACGAGGTGGCCCGGACGATCGAGGGGTCGGGTGAGCCGGCGCTGCTGCGGCTCGCCGGTGACGCGTTGAGCCAGGTGCGACGGGCCAAGTCGGAGCGGAAGCTGTCGATGAAGGCGGAGGTGCCCCTGGCGGAGGCGCTCGGCCCGGCGGCGCTGCTGGAGCAGCTCACCCTGGTCGCCGACGACCTACGGGCGGCGGGCCGGATCGGCAAGCTCGACCTGCTCCCGGACCGCACCCCGGAGTTGGTCATCGCCTGCGCCTTCTGA
- a CDS encoding ABC transporter permease subunit has translation MSTITWITARGLFGRRRFLLLLPLPLVLLGLAVLCRSLGVDPRQWAPPVLVGLGLAVVLPVVALIIGTGVLGAEIDDGTVVHILTKPLPRWQIVLPKLAVAAVVTAATVAVPLYVAGVLAHSVRLGLALAAAAALGALAYSALFLALSLVTRRPVLLGLVYVLIWEGLLGNFVSGTKVLSIQQYVIALTDRIAPTGLLETSVSAPLASAMTALVSVGFTVLAIDRLRSFSVAGETS, from the coding sequence ATGTCGACCATTACCTGGATCACCGCGCGCGGGTTGTTCGGCCGACGTCGGTTCCTGCTGCTGCTACCGCTGCCACTGGTGCTGCTCGGGTTGGCCGTGCTCTGCCGGTCGCTGGGGGTGGACCCGCGCCAGTGGGCGCCGCCGGTGCTGGTCGGCCTCGGGCTGGCCGTCGTGCTGCCGGTGGTTGCGCTGATCATCGGGACGGGCGTGTTGGGTGCCGAGATCGACGACGGCACGGTGGTGCACATCCTGACCAAACCGCTGCCGCGCTGGCAGATCGTGCTGCCGAAGCTCGCGGTGGCCGCCGTGGTCACCGCGGCCACCGTCGCGGTGCCGCTCTACGTCGCGGGCGTGCTCGCCCATTCGGTACGCCTCGGTCTGGCGCTGGCCGCCGCGGCGGCGCTCGGCGCGCTGGCGTACTCGGCGTTGTTCCTCGCGCTCAGCCTCGTCACCCGGCGGCCGGTGCTGCTCGGCCTGGTCTACGTGCTGATCTGGGAGGGCTTGCTGGGCAATTTCGTCAGCGGCACCAAGGTGCTCTCCATCCAGCAGTACGTCATCGCCCTCACCGACCGGATCGCCCCCACCGGGCTGCTGGAGACGAGCGTGTCGGCGCCGCTGGCGTCGGCGATGACCGCGCTGGTCAGTGTCGGGTTCACGGTGCTCGCCATCGACCGCCTGCGCTCGTTCAGTGTGGCTGGCGAGACGAGCTGA
- a CDS encoding ABC transporter ATP-binding protein, which produces MSTLNLTGVSRWYGNVVAVNDISMALGSGVTGLLGPNGAGKTTLLHMMAGFLAPSRGTVTLDDEPTWRNPDVYRRLGLVSEREAVQGYLTAYEFVLASAKLHRLSDPAAAARRAIDLVELESAQDRRISTYSKGMRQRARVAAALVHDPQVLLLDEPFNGMDPRQRLHMMELLHTLGDAGRTILFSSHILEEVEQVSGTVQVMVAGRLAASGDFRTIRRLMTNRPHVFAVRSTDDRALAVALIAEASVSGVELDPTGLTVRAGDYGAFTRALPRIALNKGIRVRQLVPSDESLESVFSYLVEA; this is translated from the coding sequence ATGAGCACCTTGAACCTGACCGGGGTGTCCCGGTGGTACGGCAACGTGGTCGCGGTCAACGACATCAGCATGGCCCTGGGGTCGGGGGTGACCGGTCTGCTCGGCCCGAACGGCGCCGGCAAGACCACCCTGCTGCACATGATGGCCGGGTTCCTCGCCCCGTCGCGTGGCACGGTCACCCTCGACGACGAGCCGACCTGGCGCAACCCTGACGTCTACCGGCGGCTGGGGCTGGTCAGCGAACGGGAGGCGGTGCAGGGCTACCTCACCGCGTACGAGTTCGTGCTGGCCAGCGCGAAGCTGCACCGGCTGTCCGATCCCGCCGCCGCGGCCCGACGGGCCATCGACCTGGTGGAGCTGGAGTCGGCACAGGACCGCCGGATCAGCACGTACTCCAAAGGCATGCGCCAGCGCGCCCGGGTGGCCGCCGCGTTGGTGCACGACCCGCAGGTGCTGCTGCTCGACGAGCCGTTCAACGGGATGGACCCGCGCCAGCGGCTGCACATGATGGAGCTGCTGCACACCCTGGGCGACGCCGGCCGGACGATCCTGTTCAGCTCGCACATCCTGGAGGAGGTCGAACAGGTCTCCGGCACGGTGCAGGTGATGGTGGCCGGCCGGCTGGCCGCCTCCGGCGACTTCCGGACCATCCGCCGGTTGATGACCAACCGGCCGCACGTCTTCGCGGTGCGCTCCACGGACGACCGGGCGCTGGCCGTCGCGCTGATCGCCGAGGCGTCGGTGAGCGGGGTCGAGTTGGACCCGACCGGCCTGACCGTGCGGGCCGGCGACTACGGCGCGTTCACCCGGGCACTACCCCGGATCGCGCTGAACAAAGGCATCCGGGTGCGCCAGCTGGTGCCGTCCGACGAGTCCCTGGAGAGCGTCTTCTCCTACCTGGTGGAGGCCTAG
- a CDS encoding ABC transporter permease, producing MPEQSTAAVRQTPAGVIHDIGYQRYEGVRLGRRHVFGALYLHGLRTAFGFGRSAKAKIFPWLVVGIVALVAVALAAIRSQIGEPVATYAQFADAMSWLVIFFVAVVAPELVSRDLRSGVLPLYFSRPLPRSDYALAKLLALVTALWLLLGGPQLLMFLGAAFTTKQGMRGVWNELLDLLPGLLYAGLWAVVFASVGLLVASLTGKRAFAAGGVVAVFLMTTPIVGVLSILPSHTANELAGLASPSTLVQGVGIWSLGDLLVEGDPGEMMIGGFGPVYALAAVLLITGATALLLARYRKVAS from the coding sequence ATGCCTGAGCAGTCCACCGCCGCCGTGCGGCAGACGCCGGCCGGCGTCATCCACGACATCGGCTACCAGCGCTACGAGGGTGTGCGGCTGGGCCGCCGACACGTCTTCGGCGCGCTCTACCTGCACGGTCTGCGTACCGCGTTCGGGTTCGGGCGTAGCGCCAAGGCCAAGATCTTCCCGTGGCTGGTGGTCGGCATCGTCGCACTGGTGGCGGTGGCCCTGGCCGCCATCCGCAGCCAGATCGGCGAGCCGGTCGCCACGTACGCCCAGTTCGCCGACGCGATGAGCTGGTTGGTCATCTTCTTCGTCGCGGTCGTCGCCCCGGAGTTGGTCTCCCGGGACCTGCGCAGCGGTGTGCTGCCGCTGTACTTCTCCCGTCCGCTGCCCCGCTCCGACTACGCGTTGGCCAAGCTGCTGGCGCTGGTCACCGCGCTCTGGCTGCTGCTCGGCGGGCCACAACTGCTGATGTTCCTGGGTGCCGCGTTCACCACCAAGCAGGGCATGCGCGGGGTGTGGAACGAACTGCTCGACCTGCTGCCCGGGTTGCTCTACGCCGGGTTGTGGGCGGTTGTCTTCGCCTCGGTCGGCCTGCTGGTCGCGTCGCTGACCGGCAAGCGTGCCTTCGCCGCCGGTGGCGTCGTCGCCGTCTTCCTGATGACCACCCCGATCGTGGGCGTGCTGAGCATCCTGCCGTCGCACACCGCCAACGAGTTGGCCGGGCTCGCCTCCCCTTCCACGCTCGTGCAGGGGGTGGGCATCTGGTCGCTGGGTGACCTGCTCGTCGAGGGTGACCCGGGCGAGATGATGATCGGCGGGTTCGGCCCGGTCTACGCCCTGGCCGCGGTGCTGCTGATCACCGGCGCGACCGCCCTCCTGCTGGCCCGCTACCGGAAGGTCGCCTCCTGA